CAaagggtaaatattttgtgaaaatgttgtattttttactattatccaaaattatattaataattctAAAGCTAAAATCccattttaatcaaatattttgggGCTTGCTTTAGTTTATGCTgctaaattttagttattaataaatcttaattttgttttcttaataaaattgGTTAAgatgtataataataattttcacgTAAACATGTAAATTCAAAGTTATATAGTGAATGGTTGATAGACAATAAGTtttctggaaaaaaaaaaacgaaaataaactaatagtAAAAACTACATTTTGTGATTTATCTTACAACAATTTAAAGTAGAATCTATATTCGTTCGTGGTATTTGTAGATTTTGagaattccattttttttttcaataattacgtacacatatatttaatgttttggatttttttttcataaaattgattcatattttattgaatgttTTCTTCAATGCAACAATGATAGGATGAAAGTCTTACTTCAATCTCTAGGACAAAATACTATACTAACTATAGTCAGTGATTTTGCACACAACACATGGAATAAAATgggtaaaaaaaatacttaattgATGCAATTGGTGTTTATATAATCTTATAAATATGCAGAAACTACTAAAGACCAAAAACCAACCATGATTGTCATGGCTTAAATTAacatcaaacaattaaatatgttttaaaactattttcaaacatcaagaaattgaTTTCTGATTGTCTTAAAATTGCTATATCAAAATTAGATTTCATTAAAACTCTTTTAAAGACCCTTCCAAACATGTCACAGTTACATTTAATCTAAACCTACATTCTTTGTTGCTCATGACTACACTCATGCACGTCTTCATGGGAACATTCCATTTATCCACACCCTCATGCGTATCATATCACTCCATGGAAGAAcaccaaatataaacataacaaaataaccCATCTTAATTTGAAGCCTCAACCTCATGCAGCAATCTTCTATATACGGAGAGAAAACATGTTCGTTGATActactaaataaaataagcaGAATAGATGATCACGAAATTCCAAACTTACCAAAAGAAACTACTGAGTTCATAAGTTAAGCATATTGCATGTGAattaacattaataaaaaaggaaatgataTAGGTACTAATTATTACTTGTAACTAGTAATGATTTTGGAATAAAAGTCCCAATTAGGATGATGTGGAGAAATGGGTGGGTTTCCAAATGGattgtgtttgatgaaattagAAACATCTTTGGCGTCGGCCACTTTTTCAAGGAAACGTCTTAGTTCACTCCCAGCTCCTAAAGCATCGTCGTTAGTATCATCTGCCTTGTACTCGTTTGGGAATATAGCAGTGTTAGGCTGCATATataatacaaacacaatcaaaacaaaaaaaacaattcttaATGTAGACACAGATGTTAGGttagaaaatttttattaaaaaaaatctataaatagcAATCACTCAGACTATACCTATTCTTATTATAATCTCTTTCTGAAcacataatttcttttgaatgtAAGGAATacctaagtatttttttaaaaacaaaaacaaaaaacaaaagttggaGTTGAATACCGACCGGATTCAACAAAACTTTGTAAGGCTCGTTGTCAATTAAGAGTGTATTGGATGAACAAAATTGTGTGGAAGACCTCAAAATTCCAACTCCATTTCCTTCCCATACTTTCTTCAACTCCTTAAGAAAAATAGGTTTGCTCTTATTCTCCAAGTCAAAGAAACAGGTCTTTGTGCACTCCCCTTGATCCTAtaaaaaaacccaacaaacaaaaaaataataaaatttgaatttgacaCCAATTTTTAATAAGGctaaaagtataatttattGCAAGGTTTTGGGTACTAAATATATTGCTTACCCATGCAAATAGAAGTCTGCTTCTCAATCCATGCATTATAGAATCCAAGGCACTGTCCAAGTaccatctatatatatacatatatgcaGATGTTTGAAAGATAATAcaaacttattaaaaaaataaaattgtctatttaataattagttgcaaataaaatatggttttgtcaaaattaaattgagattGACTAACTCTTTTGCTGAAGACCATATACCAACTTCAAACCTCTCTAAGCAGAACTTCATAAAGTCCTCACAGAACGGTCTCTTGTAAACTAGCATAGAGATATGGACaactaaattagaaaaaataaatgtaattaatcTGTGTATAATGTGAGAATGGATTAAGATTGAGCACCACCATCATctgaaatatatttaagatttgattaaaaatgtaGCTCTTATTAAAACAGATACAACCTAAGATAGGatagtaaaatgaaagaagaaaaaacaaagacagTAACCAAgtctctttttaaattttagtttatgaatattattcatgtttataaaactaaaaagaaaacctttttttttttttatcccaaGATTAGAAATCCTTGTTCAtaagtaaatgaaaaagataataataataattacaacaaatcattgagagaagaaaatcaaaaggaGAATGGTGACCATAGAAACTGCCATAGGATGCATCAGGAAGACGATGTGTTGGGATCTTTTGTCTGCCGTAACGATAACAGACTCTGTGACAAAGAAATCCACCGATTCCCATAATCAAAAGCTTCTT
This DNA window, taken from Cucumis sativus cultivar 9930 chromosome 6, Cucumber_9930_V3, whole genome shotgun sequence, encodes the following:
- the LOC101207591 gene encoding uncharacterized protein LOC101207591, whose protein sequence is MAESSSSIKNKAGASKCSSDEEEKVGNIDLGLSMKNLSLGPKKKLLIMGIGGFLCHRVCYRYGRQKIPTHRLPDASYGSFYVYKRPFCEDFMKFCLERFEVGIWSSAKEWYLDSALDSIMHGLRSRLLFAWDQGECTKTCFFDLENKSKPIFLKELKKVWEGNGVGILRSSTQFCSSNTLLIDNEPYKVLLNPPNTAIFPNEYKADDTNDDALGAGSELRRFLEKVADAKDVSNFIKHNPFGNPPISPHHPNWDFYSKIITSYK